CTTCTCTTTCAGCCTTCTCGCGCCTGCTAACAGCTCAAGCGTATTTCGTGTGAGCCTGCCGTTTTTCGTTGTAGCTAATACCAATGTGCCGGGCATCCATCTCCTCGCAAAATGCAGCAGTCAGCGGTCAGCGGTCAGCACGATTAGAATGAACATCTGCGCCAACACCTCACCGATGCGATTGCCGCCTGTTTTTGAATCTTCGTATTCACCCTGAAAGCTGACGGCTGATAGCTGAACGCTGTTATTAAATCAGCTTGATCTCGCGCAGCTTGACCGCCAGGTTCGCGGCTTTTTCCTCCGGCGTATTCCCCTCGATCATCTCGCACCTGGACTCCTTGACCGGGATATAGACATCGGTGATCTCGACCCTGGCTGCGCCGGCGCCGATCTTCTCCAGGTCAAGCCCAAGATCCGCTGCCTTCCAGACGGGGATCATCTTCTTGGCAGCCGCCATAATATCTTTCAGTTTAGCGTAGCGGGCGGTGTTCGTCTCGTCAGAGCTGATGGCGGCAAGGAACGGGGTCTTGGCTTCGATCAGTTCGTACCCATCCTCGACCACTCGACGGACGACCACCTGTCCATCCTTTACCTCGATTCGGGTCACATATCCGACGTACCCGATCCCGAGCTCCTCGGCCAGGAAGCCAGGGACAGCCCTATCAGCCCAATCCCCCGACTCACAGCCGGTCAGGATCAGGTCATATGCGCCTGCCTTGCAGATCGTTTTCGCCAGGACATGGGCAATCCCTTGCTGGTCTGACCCCGCGAGAAGCGGATCATTGACCAGGATTGCCTCGTCGGCGCCCATCGACAGGGCGCTTTTCAGCGCTGCGATCGTCGTTGCCCCTCCGACGCTGATGGCCGTCACCTTGGCGCCCTGCTTCTCCTTAAGTTTGATGGCCACCTCGAGGGCATTGGCGTCGTAGGGGCTGATGACCAGCGGGTTATTCCCCTGGACCTGCCGCTTGGTCCTGGGATCGATCTTAAACTGACTCATCGGGACCTCAGGATCGATAATCTGCTTGATGCACACAATGATGTTCATATGGTTGGGTTCACCGTTCAACGTTCAACGTTCAAGGTTCAAGGTTCAAGGTTCAAGGTTCAAGGTTCAAGGTTCAAGCCACGTGAGGGCGCCCACGAGGGGCGCCCCTACGCCGCGTCAGTTCAATAATTGGTGCGCGATCACTAAGCGCTGAATCTCGGACGTGCCCTCGTAGATCTCGGTGATGCGGGCGTCGCGAAACAGCCGCTGAGCCGGAAAATCATAGAGATACCCGTAGCCACCGTGAATCTGGAGCGCCTTCGTGGCGGCCCGGTTGGCGGTCTCCGACGCGAAGAGCTTCGCCATCGCCGATTCCTTGGTATACCGAAGACCCTTGTCCTTCAGCCAGGCCGCCCGATAGGTGAGCAGCCTCGCCGCTTCGATCTGTACCGCCATATCAGCGATCATCCATTGAATAGCCTGAAACGACGCAATCGGCTTATCGAAGGCGACCCGCTCCTTGGCATACCTGATCGAGATGTCCAGCGCAGCCTGGGCGATCCCCACCGCCTGCGCTGCGATACCGATCCGGCCGGAATCAAGGCTGACCATGGCGATCTTGAATCCCTGCCCCACCTCGCCCAACAGGTTATCCGCAGGCACCCGGCAATGCTCGAAGAGCACTTGACAGCAACTGGTGCCCTTGAGCCCCAGTTTTTTCTCCACCCTCGTAATGGTGAAGCCCGGCGTGCCCTTTTCCACCAGGAAGGCACAGACCCCTTTGGCCCTAAGACTGCGATCAACCGTGGCAAAGACCAGCGCCAGATCAGCCTCCAAGGCATTCGTGATGAAGTTCTTCGTCCCGTTCAGCACAAAGACGTCACCGTCCCTGGCAACAAGGGTTTGCTGGGCCGACGCATCCGATCCGGCGCCAGGCTCGCTCAGCGCGAAGCAGCCGAGCAGCGTGCCACTGGCGAGCGGCGTAAGATACCGCTGCTTTTGGGCCTCTGTCCCGAACTTGTACAGGGCATCGGCAATCAGCGAGTTATTGACCGACATGATGACGCTGGTCGAGGTGCAGGCCCGAGCGATCTCCTCCATCGCGATAGCGTAGCACACGTTGTCCGCCCCGGCGCCGCCGTATTCCGTGGGGATCGCCACGCCCATCAGCCCGAGCTCCCCCATCAGCTTGACCGTCTTCTGTGGGAAGATCCCCTCTTCATCCACCTGCTTGCTGAGCGGCGCGACCTCTCTGGCAGCGAAGTCGCGTACCATCTCCCGGAACAGACGTTGCTCCTCAGTCAATTCGAACTTCATAACCTGTCTCCGCGCACCGCTTCTCGTAGGGGCAGGGCTTGCCCTGCCCT
The window above is part of the Candidatus Methylomirabilis limnetica genome. Proteins encoded here:
- a CDS encoding electron transfer flavoprotein subunit beta/FixA family protein, with amino-acid sequence MNIIVCIKQIIDPEVPMSQFKIDPRTKRQVQGNNPLVISPYDANALEVAIKLKEKQGAKVTAISVGGATTIAALKSALSMGADEAILVNDPLLAGSDQQGIAHVLAKTICKAGAYDLILTGCESGDWADRAVPGFLAEELGIGYVGYVTRIEVKDGQVVVRRVVEDGYELIEAKTPFLAAISSDETNTARYAKLKDIMAAAKKMIPVWKAADLGLDLEKIGAGAARVEITDVYIPVKESRCEMIEGNTPEEKAANLAVKLREIKLI
- a CDS encoding acyl-CoA dehydrogenase — protein: MKFELTEEQRLFREMVRDFAAREVAPLSKQVDEEGIFPQKTVKLMGELGLMGVAIPTEYGGAGADNVCYAIAMEEIARACTSTSVIMSVNNSLIADALYKFGTEAQKQRYLTPLASGTLLGCFALSEPGAGSDASAQQTLVARDGDVFVLNGTKNFITNALEADLALVFATVDRSLRAKGVCAFLVEKGTPGFTITRVEKKLGLKGTSCCQVLFEHCRVPADNLLGEVGQGFKIAMVSLDSGRIGIAAQAVGIAQAALDISIRYAKERVAFDKPIASFQAIQWMIADMAVQIEAARLLTYRAAWLKDKGLRYTKESAMAKLFASETANRAATKALQIHGGYGYLYDFPAQRLFRDARITEIYEGTSEIQRLVIAHQLLN